Part of the Tetragenococcus koreensis genome, ACGTAAAAGAAATGATGCGGGAAATTCGCTTAGCTTTACTAGAAGCCGATGTTAACTTACAAGTAGTCAAAGAATTTACTAAAAATGTTCGAGAACGGGCTGTTGGTTCTGAAGTATTAGATAGTTTGTCGCCAGCGCAACAAATCGTTAAAATTGTAAATGAAGAGCTGACGAAAACACTTGGCTCTGAAGCCGTTGGTCTCAATAAGGCACCTAAGATTCCGACAGTTATTATGATGGTCGGCTTGCAAGGGGCCGGGAAGACGACCTTTGCTGGGAAATTAGCGAATCATTTGATCAAAAATGAGGATGCACGTCCGATGATGATTGCAGGAGACGTTTATCGTCCAGCAGCGATCGATCAATTAAAAGTATTAGGGCAACAACTATCGGTGCCAGTATTTGATATGGGCACAGACACAGATCCTGTAGAGATCGTCCGCCAGGGGATGCAACAGGCTCATGAAAAGAAAAATGATTATGTACTAATTGATACCGCTGGGCGTTTACATGTAGATGAAACGTTAATGCAAGAGCTACAAAATATTAAAGATGTCGCACAACCTAACGAAATATTACTAGTAGTTGATGCTATGACTGGGCAAGATGCCGTTAATGTCGCTGAAAGTTTCAATGAACAGTTAGGTATTTCAGGCGTTGTTATCACAAAATTAGATGGGGATACTCGTGGCGGGGCAGCACTATCGATCCGTTCTGTAACCGGTGCTCCTATCAAATTTACTGGGACTGGCGAAAAACTGAGCGATCTGGAAGTATTCCATCCAGACCGGATGTCTAGCCGTATCTTAGGTATGGGCGACATGTTGACATTAATTGAAAAAGCCCAACAAGATTATGACGAGCAAAAAGCCGAAGAGATGGCTGAAAAAATGCGGGAGAATACATTTGATTTTAATGATTTTATTGATCAAATGGATCAGCTGTCTGGTATGGGGTCAATGGAAGATATTATGAAAATGATTCCTGGTATGAATCAAATGCCTGGTATCGAGAATATGCAAATTGATCCTAAAGATATCGAACGCAAAAAAGCCATGGTTTATTCCATGACACCTGCAGAACGTGAAGATCCCGACCTTTTGAATCCAAGCCGCAGACGTCGGATCGCTGCTGGATCAGGGAATAGTACGATCGAAGTAAATCGTATGATCAAACAGTTTAAAGAATCGCGGAAGATGATGCAACAAATGTCTAAGGGGAATATGGACAATATCCCTGGCATGGAACAAATGCTTGGCGGTGGTGTTAAAGGCAAAATTGGTAAAATGGCAATGAATCGCTCGATGAAAAAATCGAAGAAAAAGAAGAAAAAGAAAAAGCGTAAATAATAAAAAGTCATTGGGGTAAATAACTAATAAACTTGCCCCAATGTTTTTTATTTAAAAAATTTTCTACAAAAATGACAAATAATGTTGAGATGCTAGTCGCCTTTAGTATTAAATTTTTGGCAAGGGTCGAATTTACTGGAATTATACCATGGCTTTCATAAACTAGTGGGGCAAATGATGTTTTACCTCACTAGTTTGTCGTTCTTATGCACTTATTTCCTTTTTAGCACATGATTTTGTCATTCCTATGGGATAACTGTTTTTTTATACCATCATTTTTACTTTCTTATGTGCTAAATTTAGCCAAAAGCTCTTTTTTCATCCTGTTTTCTTGAATTAAGAACATTAGTTTGCAAAACTAGTGAGACAACTTGTAAGTTATACTACCAGTTTGTCGTTCTTATGTGGTTATTTTCTTTTTATACCATTGTTTTTTTCAACTAGTAGGATAAATTTTTGCTAGTAAATATTTTTTCTATCTCTTGCTTCTCAGAAAGTGTTCTTGCGATGCGCTTCTCATTTTTTCGAGCATAGAGAGCCCATTAGCGCTTTTCCTTGTATAACAATGTCAACAATAAAAACTGACTACATCATTATACGAGATAGTTATGTTTTGATACATGCGTTGAAATGCTTTTGTTTGTCGTAATTAAAAAACCGTGGTATTATAAAAATACCAAGAGAGGAGACGATGTGATGAGTACAAATAAAGATGATTTAAAAGGTAAATTCACCGAAGCTAAAGGAAAAGTAACAGGTGATAACACGGAAGAATTAAAAGGAAAAGCACAACAAGGTCTTGGCAAGGCAAAAGATAAGGCTGAAGAAGCAAAAGATAAAGCTGCCGAAAAAGTAAACAAGCAAGTTGATGAAAAAAAAGAAGGATCAGACAATAACGATTCTGACAATAATAAATAATAGTAAGAGAAAATAACGAAACTTTCATTGAGAGTTTCGTTATTTTTTATCTTAAAAAAAGCCTAGCACTTGTTTATATGCATTTAATATAAGCGAAAGAATAGGCTATAACCTGAGCAAAAAAAGGCAAAAAAATCCGAACTATCTTGGATGAAATTGTTGTCGTAAATTCACGGAAAAAACTGCTAGATCGCAGAAACAATCTCTCTATAGTTCGGATTTTTTATTATCAAAGAGACTTAGTTACAAGCCCCTTAAATATTTAAAATGTGCTTTGCTTATCCATTGACTCTGTTAGCAATATCTACTACGTGACGCGCTTGTTGTTTAACTGCTTCTTCAACATCTTCTAACATATTACCATTGGCATCAACGGTAACTGAAGTTCCGTAAGGGTTACCACCAGCAGTGTAATATTCTGCTTCAGAGTAGCCTGGTGCTGCAATGATAGCGCCCCAGTGCATCATTTGAATATAAAGGGATAAGAG contains:
- the ffh gene encoding signal recognition particle protein, which gives rise to MAFENLTDRLQSAMKKLRKKGKISEADVKEMMREIRLALLEADVNLQVVKEFTKNVRERAVGSEVLDSLSPAQQIVKIVNEELTKTLGSEAVGLNKAPKIPTVIMMVGLQGAGKTTFAGKLANHLIKNEDARPMMIAGDVYRPAAIDQLKVLGQQLSVPVFDMGTDTDPVEIVRQGMQQAHEKKNDYVLIDTAGRLHVDETLMQELQNIKDVAQPNEILLVVDAMTGQDAVNVAESFNEQLGISGVVITKLDGDTRGGAALSIRSVTGAPIKFTGTGEKLSDLEVFHPDRMSSRILGMGDMLTLIEKAQQDYDEQKAEEMAEKMRENTFDFNDFIDQMDQLSGMGSMEDIMKMIPGMNQMPGIENMQIDPKDIERKKAMVYSMTPAEREDPDLLNPSRRRRIAAGSGNSTIEVNRMIKQFKESRKMMQQMSKGNMDNIPGMEQMLGGGVKGKIGKMAMNRSMKKSKKKKKKKKRK
- a CDS encoding CsbD family protein yields the protein MSTNKDDLKGKFTEAKGKVTGDNTEELKGKAQQGLGKAKDKAEEAKDKAAEKVNKQVDEKKEGSDNNDSDNNK